A portion of the Deltaproteobacteria bacterium genome contains these proteins:
- a CDS encoding aminotransferase class IV encodes MPTSRSAARGRSTSARPRDTTSRSASAEAPGGCYTTARVTRGEVLHLGRHVARIVRDATLLGIGPLDPEACRAALVADARCTFPDREGIIRLEARAAPGGAHRLVATARELGPEPACWRAALAREAHPGPSAWSAAKTSERALYERALAEVPGADEVLLADAGGFLVEGARTSLAVVLASGALVTPPLARGAQAGIGRAILLARTPELVEADVTIAALATARELVAVNAVRGARPVVTLGGQPVGAGVPGPWSERLADAFRAG; translated from the coding sequence ATCCCGACTTCAAGATCGGCCGCCCGCGGCAGATCTACGTCGGCGCGACCGAGAGACACTACGTCCCGATCGGCGAGCGCTGAGGCGCCGGGCGGCTGCTACACCACCGCCCGGGTCACGCGCGGCGAGGTCCTGCACCTGGGCCGGCACGTGGCGCGGATCGTGCGCGACGCGACGCTGCTCGGGATCGGCCCGCTCGACCCCGAAGCGTGCCGCGCGGCGCTCGTCGCGGACGCCCGCTGCACCTTCCCGGACCGGGAAGGGATCATCCGGCTCGAGGCGCGGGCGGCGCCGGGCGGCGCGCACCGGCTCGTCGCGACGGCGCGCGAGCTCGGGCCGGAGCCGGCGTGCTGGCGCGCCGCGCTGGCGCGCGAGGCGCACCCCGGCCCGAGCGCGTGGTCGGCGGCCAAGACCAGCGAGCGCGCACTCTACGAGCGTGCGCTCGCCGAGGTGCCGGGCGCCGACGAGGTGCTGCTGGCCGACGCCGGAGGCTTCCTCGTCGAGGGGGCGCGCACGAGCCTTGCGGTCGTGCTCGCGTCCGGGGCGCTGGTCACCCCGCCGCTCGCACGCGGCGCCCAGGCCGGGATCGGGCGCGCGATCCTGCTCGCGCGGACGCCCGAGCTCGTCGAAGCCGACGTGACGATCGCCGCGCTCGCGACCGCCCGCGAGCTGGTGGCCGTCAACGCCGTGCGTGGGGCCAGGCCGGTCGTGACCCTCGGCGGCCAGCCGGTCGGCGCGGGCGTCCCGGGGCCCTGGTCCGAGCGGCTCGCGGACGCCTTCCGCGCGGGCTGA
- a CDS encoding 3-hydroxyacyl-CoA dehydrogenase: MRIQGIGAVVTGGGSGLGEATARRLAEAGARVAILDLGRSKGAEVAKSIGEAAIFCEADVADEAAVTAALDEAVGRFGGIHAAVSCAGIGTAGRTVDKHGKPFDLKLFELTLRVNLVGTFNVIRLAAARMMQNAPNEEGERGVIVNTASVAAFEGQIGQCAYSASKGGVVGMTLPIARDLAASGIRVNTIAPGLFGTPMLMLMPEEARAYLAKQIPFPPRLGKPVEYAALACHIVENPMLNGETIRIDGAIRMQPR, translated from the coding sequence GTGAGGATCCAGGGCATCGGCGCAGTGGTGACGGGCGGCGGCTCGGGGCTCGGCGAGGCGACGGCGCGGCGGCTCGCGGAGGCGGGCGCGCGGGTGGCGATCCTCGACCTCGGGCGCTCGAAGGGCGCCGAGGTGGCGAAGTCGATCGGCGAGGCGGCGATCTTCTGCGAGGCCGACGTCGCCGACGAGGCGGCCGTCACGGCCGCGCTCGACGAGGCGGTGGGCCGCTTCGGCGGCATCCACGCCGCGGTGAGCTGCGCCGGCATCGGCACCGCGGGCCGCACGGTCGACAAGCACGGCAAGCCCTTCGACCTGAAGCTCTTCGAGCTGACCCTGCGCGTGAACCTGGTCGGCACCTTCAACGTGATCCGGCTCGCGGCAGCGCGCATGATGCAGAACGCGCCCAACGAGGAGGGTGAGCGCGGCGTGATCGTCAACACCGCCTCGGTGGCGGCCTTCGAGGGGCAGATCGGACAGTGCGCGTACTCGGCGTCGAAGGGCGGCGTGGTCGGCATGACCCTGCCGATCGCTCGCGACCTCGCCGCCAGCGGGATCCGCGTCAACACGATCGCACCGGGCCTGTTCGGGACGCCGATGCTGATGCTGATGCCCGAAGAGGCGCGCGCCTATCTGGCCAAGCAGATCCCGTTCCCGCCGCGGCTCGGCAAGCCGGTGGAGTACGCGGCGCTCGCCTGCCACATCGTCGAGAACCCGATGCTGAACGGCGAGACGATCCGGATCGACGGGGCCATCCGCATGCAGCCGAGATGA
- a CDS encoding TIGR01777 family oxidoreductase: MDPGWAMGDARRILVTGSTGLVGRRLVDALRSEGTPVGAVTRRPERARFGAGAEPVGWDGVHLAPAELARSGAVVHLAGEPLFGGLFSAERRRRILESRVDSTRALVRAIAELAPGERPRSLVCASAVGYYGDRGEEELDESAVPGSGFLADVCIAWERAAQPVEALGVRRVSLRIGVVLAREGGALATMARAFRLGLGGRVGNGRQWFPWIHADDLVGLVRAALSDERYTGTLNAVAPHPVRNAELTRLLGEILHRPTILPLPAFVLRVALGELAGELLGSRRIVPRAALERGFRFEIEDAARALAVELG, translated from the coding sequence GTGGATCCCGGGTGGGCGATGGGTGACGCGCGGCGCATCCTGGTGACGGGGAGCACGGGGCTGGTGGGCCGCCGGCTCGTCGACGCGCTGCGCAGCGAGGGAACGCCGGTGGGGGCCGTGACGCGCCGGCCGGAGCGGGCGCGCTTCGGAGCGGGCGCCGAGCCGGTCGGCTGGGACGGCGTGCACCTCGCGCCCGCGGAGCTCGCGCGCAGCGGCGCCGTCGTGCACCTCGCCGGCGAGCCCCTCTTCGGGGGCCTGTTCAGCGCCGAGCGCCGGCGGCGGATCCTCGAGAGCCGTGTCGACTCGACCCGCGCGCTGGTGCGCGCGATCGCCGAGCTGGCGCCCGGCGAGCGCCCGCGCAGCCTCGTGTGCGCCTCGGCGGTCGGCTACTACGGCGACCGCGGCGAGGAGGAGCTCGACGAGAGCGCGGTGCCCGGCAGCGGCTTCCTCGCCGACGTCTGCATCGCCTGGGAGCGGGCCGCGCAGCCGGTCGAGGCGCTCGGGGTGCGCCGCGTGTCGCTGCGCATCGGCGTCGTGCTCGCGCGCGAGGGCGGCGCGCTCGCGACGATGGCGCGCGCCTTCCGGCTCGGCCTCGGCGGCCGCGTCGGGAACGGCCGCCAGTGGTTCCCCTGGATCCACGCCGACGACCTCGTCGGCCTGGTCCGCGCCGCCCTCAGCGACGAGCGGTACACCGGGACGCTGAACGCGGTTGCCCCGCATCCCGTCCGCAACGCCGAGCTGACCCGCCTGCTCGGCGAGATCCTGCACCGCCCGACGATCCTGCCGCTCCCCGCGTTCGTCCTGCGCGTCGCGCTGGGTGAGCTCGCGGGCGAGCTCCTGGGCTCGCGCCGGATCGTGCCGCGCGCTGCGCTCGAGCGCGGCTTCCGCTTCGAGATCGAGGACGCCGCGCGCGCGCTCGCGGTCGAGCTCGGCTGA
- a CDS encoding COX15/CtaA family protein, translated as MRAGSPPIAGPPPGGSPGGPIGGPIGGPAGEPAGDPVGAPAGGSADARSGEPAPGERHLGRLARGFVLLLGFTCAQIVIGALVRAHDAGLACPDWPRCFGVWVPEFDFAVAWEVGHRYYASALALGFVALALAAWRIGTGPRRLLVAAACVLAAQVVLGGLTVLLQLHVSTVTAHLLFGNAFATILLLIALALRETASPRLRPGLPTGLRRAVWGVAVLAALQVTLGGLVSSSYAGLACPEWPTCNGGVWFPTWQGRVGLHLAHRTNAYLLVLSLVAVAWSARRQAGLARPLRLAAGLALLQAGVGVANVRLALPVEITGLHSAVSVAIVLAIATALREAWLRPVGFEARRARVVVVGAGFGGLAAVRALGDTPLEVLLVDRENYHAFLPLLYQVATSGLSAQDVTHPVRSIVRRLPNVRFRMGEVSDVDLAGRAVTTADGARLPYDALILAPGSHTEYFGNESAAARGFPLHHVEDAMALRNQVLRCLERAADTAEPAARDALLGFVVVGGGPTGVELAGMLAEMRRHVVPRDFPGLAPAMRVTLVEGRDRLLGAFPEALTRRALEQVRELGVEVRLGALVEAVEADGVRLHGGERLRARTVAWAAGVRGADLGARLGVPLGRGGRLPVRPTLQLDGHPEVYAIGDLALVQGAEALPQLAQVAMQQGRCAAGNVVRTRLGRPPLAFAYRDPGAMATIGRNRAVAQVFGLRLAGRLAWWMWLVAHIVFLAGFRNRVVVFVNWVYAFFTYDLGVRSIVGPRRPGAETRRGAARSADAA; from the coding sequence ATGCGCGCAGGCTCCCCTCCGATCGCCGGCCCTCCGCCCGGTGGATCGCCCGGCGGACCGATCGGCGGACCGATCGGTGGACCGGCCGGCGAACCGGCCGGTGACCCGGTCGGCGCACCGGCCGGCGGGTCCGCCGACGCCCGAAGCGGCGAGCCGGCGCCCGGCGAGCGCCACCTCGGGCGCCTCGCCCGCGGCTTCGTGTTGCTGCTCGGCTTCACCTGCGCACAGATCGTGATCGGTGCGCTCGTGCGTGCGCACGACGCCGGACTGGCCTGCCCCGACTGGCCGCGCTGCTTCGGCGTCTGGGTTCCCGAGTTCGACTTCGCCGTCGCCTGGGAGGTCGGGCACCGCTACTACGCGAGTGCGCTCGCGCTCGGCTTCGTGGCGCTCGCGCTGGCGGCGTGGCGGATCGGCACCGGCCCGCGCCGCCTGCTCGTAGCGGCCGCCTGCGTGCTCGCCGCGCAGGTCGTGCTGGGCGGGCTCACCGTCCTGCTCCAGCTCCACGTCTCGACCGTGACGGCGCACCTGCTCTTCGGCAACGCCTTCGCGACCATCCTGCTGCTGATCGCGCTCGCCCTCCGGGAGACGGCGTCGCCGCGCCTGCGCCCAGGTCTCCCGACCGGCCTGCGCCGTGCGGTGTGGGGAGTGGCCGTGCTGGCCGCGCTCCAGGTGACGCTCGGCGGGCTCGTGTCGTCGAGCTACGCGGGGCTGGCCTGTCCCGAGTGGCCCACCTGCAACGGCGGCGTGTGGTTCCCGACCTGGCAGGGACGGGTGGGCCTGCACCTGGCCCACCGCACGAACGCGTACCTGCTGGTCCTGTCCCTCGTCGCCGTGGCCTGGTCCGCGCGCCGCCAGGCCGGCCTCGCCCGGCCCCTGCGCCTCGCGGCCGGGCTCGCGCTGCTCCAGGCCGGCGTCGGCGTCGCGAACGTGCGGCTGGCACTCCCCGTCGAGATCACGGGCCTCCACTCGGCCGTGTCGGTGGCGATCGTGCTGGCGATCGCGACGGCGCTGCGCGAGGCCTGGCTGCGTCCGGTGGGCTTCGAGGCGCGCCGCGCGCGCGTGGTCGTGGTCGGCGCCGGCTTCGGCGGCCTCGCGGCGGTGCGGGCGCTCGGCGATACCCCGCTCGAGGTGCTGCTCGTCGACCGCGAGAACTACCACGCCTTCCTGCCCCTGCTCTACCAGGTGGCGACCTCGGGCCTCTCGGCGCAGGACGTGACCCACCCGGTGCGCTCGATCGTCCGCAGGCTCCCGAACGTGCGCTTCCGGATGGGCGAGGTGAGCGACGTGGACCTGGCCGGCCGCGCCGTCACCACCGCCGACGGCGCCCGCCTGCCCTACGACGCCTTGATCCTCGCGCCCGGCAGCCACACCGAGTACTTCGGCAACGAGAGCGCGGCCGCGCGCGGCTTCCCGCTCCATCACGTCGAGGACGCGATGGCGCTGCGCAACCAGGTGCTGCGCTGCCTCGAGCGCGCCGCCGACACCGCCGAACCGGCCGCGCGCGACGCGCTGCTCGGCTTCGTCGTGGTGGGCGGCGGTCCCACCGGCGTCGAGCTGGCCGGCATGCTCGCCGAGATGCGCCGGCACGTCGTGCCGCGCGACTTCCCGGGCCTGGCGCCCGCGATGCGCGTCACCCTCGTCGAAGGGCGCGACCGGCTGCTCGGCGCCTTCCCCGAGGCGCTCACCCGGCGCGCCCTCGAGCAGGTGCGTGAGCTCGGCGTCGAGGTGCGGCTCGGCGCGCTGGTCGAGGCGGTCGAGGCGGACGGCGTGCGGCTGCACGGAGGCGAGCGGCTGCGCGCGCGTACCGTGGCGTGGGCCGCGGGGGTCCGCGGCGCCGACCTCGGCGCCCGGCTCGGCGTTCCGCTCGGGCGCGGCGGCCGCTTGCCCGTGCGGCCGACGCTCCAGCTCGACGGACACCCCGAGGTGTACGCGATCGGGGACCTGGCGCTCGTGCAGGGGGCCGAGGCGCTGCCGCAGCTGGCGCAGGTGGCGATGCAGCAGGGGCGCTGCGCAGCGGGCAACGTCGTACGCACCCGGCTCGGCCGCCCGCCGCTCGCCTTCGCCTACCGCGACCCGGGGGCGATGGCGACGATCGGGCGCAACCGTGCCGTCGCGCAGGTCTTCGGCCTGCGGCTCGCCGGGCGGCTCGCCTGGTGGATGTGGCTGGTGGCGCACATCGTGTTCCTGGCCGGCTTCCGCAACCGCGTGGTCGTCTTCGTCAACTGGGTATATGCCTTCTTCACCTACGACCTGGGCGTGCGCTCGATCGTGGGCCCGCGCCGGCCGGGCGCCGAGACGCGGCGCGGCGCGGCCCGGTCCGCCGACGCGGCCTGA
- a CDS encoding SDR family oxidoreductase, with protein MSDIRFDGKVALITGAGGGLGKTYALQLAARGAKIVANDLGGKADGTGGSSSMADQTVKEITEAGGQAVANYDSVATPEGGRAMVQAAVDNFGRIDIVINNAGILRDKTFIKLEPQDLEAVVDVHLKGAFFVTQPAFAKMKEQGYGRIVFTASNAGLLGNFGQTNYGAAKMGLVGLCNVLSLEGAKYNIKCNVLAPIANTRLTKDLLGPLAEALDPEQVTPLVTYLVSEQCQETHSIWSVGGGRYARMFVGLTQGWFAGKGVKPTPEQVRDHVPQIRDTEGYVIPESITDELKLLMEKFKG; from the coding sequence ATGAGCGACATCCGATTCGACGGCAAGGTGGCCCTGATCACGGGCGCCGGCGGCGGTCTCGGCAAGACCTACGCCCTCCAGCTCGCCGCGCGCGGCGCGAAGATCGTCGCGAACGACCTCGGCGGGAAGGCCGACGGGACGGGTGGCAGCTCGAGCATGGCCGACCAGACCGTGAAGGAGATCACCGAGGCCGGCGGCCAGGCCGTCGCCAACTACGACTCGGTGGCCACGCCCGAGGGCGGCAGGGCGATGGTCCAGGCGGCCGTCGACAACTTCGGCCGCATCGACATCGTGATCAACAACGCCGGCATCCTGCGCGACAAGACCTTCATCAAGCTCGAGCCCCAGGACCTCGAGGCCGTCGTCGACGTGCACCTGAAGGGCGCCTTCTTCGTGACCCAGCCGGCCTTCGCGAAGATGAAGGAGCAGGGCTACGGGCGGATCGTCTTCACCGCCTCCAACGCCGGCCTCCTCGGCAACTTCGGCCAGACCAACTACGGGGCGGCGAAGATGGGGCTGGTGGGGCTTTGCAACGTGCTCTCGCTCGAGGGCGCGAAGTACAACATCAAGTGCAACGTGCTGGCGCCGATCGCCAACACCCGCCTCACCAAGGACCTCCTCGGCCCGCTCGCCGAGGCGCTCGATCCCGAGCAGGTGACTCCGCTCGTCACCTACCTGGTCTCGGAGCAGTGCCAGGAGACGCACTCGATCTGGTCGGTGGGCGGCGGGCGCTACGCGCGCATGTTCGTGGGGCTCACCCAGGGCTGGTTCGCGGGCAAGGGCGTCAAGCCGACCCCCGAGCAGGTGCGCGACCACGTCCCGCAGATCCGCGACACCGAGGGCTACGTGATCCCCGAGAGCATCACGGACGAGCTCAAGCTGCTGATGGAGAAGTTCAAGGGCTGA
- a CDS encoding ferritin-like domain-containing protein yields MAEHITHDAIYDTVDRDDFDAMIEVERYARRTGAFDEIISATEDHFWDPLDPAYVDFTQPFDLANETIMPREFTIELNCAVADRLDEGQQVALANEVTRFSLSQILHGEQGALSLSASLCHVLYDPGAQEYAANQAREEARHVTAFSKYVDARWGTPLPVGATLGALMNELVLAPEVYKKLVGMQLLIEGLAMGAFATLHSRTRDPMLRRTVQLVMTDEAFHHRFGRIWARRTVPKLSEEEHEKVEAWAAACFHKIFTNLVNAEQKQAIYPRFGLEWQWVRSAVLEAFGDEDRRRMMKENTNIFRVLIKTLLHAGIITERTRHLYEAWVDLGQLEQEPEGVVGDAIADEAIVELREINAGKRKKIGRAFKEMAS; encoded by the coding sequence ATGGCCGAGCACATCACCCACGACGCGATCTACGACACCGTGGACCGCGACGACTTCGACGCGATGATCGAGGTCGAGCGCTACGCGCGCCGGACCGGCGCCTTCGACGAGATCATCTCGGCCACCGAGGACCACTTCTGGGACCCGCTCGACCCGGCGTACGTCGACTTCACGCAGCCCTTCGACCTCGCGAACGAGACGATCATGCCGCGCGAGTTCACGATCGAGCTGAACTGCGCCGTCGCGGACCGGCTCGACGAGGGGCAGCAGGTCGCGCTCGCGAACGAGGTGACGCGCTTCAGCCTGTCGCAGATCCTGCACGGCGAGCAGGGCGCGCTCTCGCTGTCGGCGAGCCTGTGCCACGTGCTCTACGACCCGGGCGCGCAGGAGTACGCGGCCAACCAGGCGCGCGAGGAGGCGCGCCACGTGACCGCCTTCTCGAAGTACGTGGACGCGCGCTGGGGCACTCCCCTGCCGGTGGGCGCGACGCTCGGCGCGCTCATGAACGAGCTGGTGCTGGCGCCCGAGGTCTACAAGAAGCTCGTCGGGATGCAGCTCCTGATCGAGGGGCTCGCGATGGGCGCCTTCGCGACGCTCCACAGCAGGACCCGCGACCCGATGCTCCGGCGCACCGTGCAGCTCGTGATGACCGACGAGGCCTTCCACCACCGCTTCGGCCGGATCTGGGCCCGGCGGACCGTGCCGAAGCTCAGCGAGGAGGAGCACGAGAAGGTCGAGGCCTGGGCGGCGGCGTGCTTCCACAAGATCTTCACGAACCTCGTGAACGCCGAGCAGAAGCAGGCGATCTACCCCCGCTTCGGCCTCGAGTGGCAGTGGGTGCGCAGTGCGGTCCTGGAGGCCTTCGGCGACGAGGACCGGCGCCGGATGATGAAGGAGAACACCAACATCTTCCGGGTCCTGATCAAGACCCTGCTGCACGCCGGCATCATCACCGAGCGCACCCGCCATCTCTACGAAGCCTGGGTGGACCTGGGGCAGCTCGAGCAGGAGCCCGAGGGGGTCGTCGGGGACGCGATCGCCGACGAGGCGATCGTCGAGCTGCGCGAGATCAACGCCGGCAAGCGCAAGAAGATCGGCCGCGCCTTCAAGGAGATGGCTTCCTGA
- a CDS encoding SDR family oxidoreductase translates to MPPVDPSPSASGGPRRLALVTGASAGIGRCFAERLARDAWDLVLVARRQDRLDALAETLRAAHGRRVDVVAADLTAPAGLRAIEQRIAAEPTLELLVNNAGFGTAGVFAELDRDGEEQELRLNVLALVRLTHAALGAFRERGHGSVVNVSSLAGFQPAPFNAIYGATKAFVNSFTQALHEELRGSGVRVQLLCPGFTRTEFQEVAGVRTDDVPGFAWMEPEAVVEASLEALRSGDLLVIPGAGNKVMGAVLRALPSAAARRLGGLLLRRTLAD, encoded by the coding sequence ATGCCCCCGGTCGATCCGAGCCCTTCCGCCTCCGGCGGCCCGCGCCGCCTCGCGCTCGTGACCGGCGCCTCGGCCGGCATCGGGCGCTGCTTCGCCGAGCGGCTCGCGCGCGACGCCTGGGACCTCGTGCTCGTGGCGCGCCGCCAGGATCGGCTCGACGCGCTCGCCGAGACGCTCCGCGCGGCCCACGGCCGGCGCGTGGACGTGGTCGCGGCGGACCTCACCGCGCCCGCGGGCCTGCGCGCGATCGAGCAGCGCATCGCGGCCGAGCCGACGCTCGAGCTGCTCGTCAACAACGCGGGCTTCGGCACGGCGGGCGTCTTCGCGGAGCTCGATCGCGACGGCGAGGAGCAGGAGCTGCGCCTCAACGTGCTGGCGCTCGTGCGCCTCACGCACGCCGCGCTCGGGGCCTTCCGCGAGCGCGGACACGGCAGCGTGGTCAACGTCTCCTCGCTGGCGGGCTTCCAGCCGGCGCCCTTCAACGCGATCTACGGCGCGACCAAGGCGTTCGTGAACTCGTTCACCCAAGCGCTCCACGAGGAGCTGCGCGGGAGCGGCGTGCGCGTGCAGCTCCTGTGCCCCGGCTTCACCCGCACCGAGTTCCAGGAGGTGGCGGGGGTACGCACCGACGACGTGCCCGGCTTCGCGTGGATGGAGCCGGAGGCGGTGGTCGAGGCCTCGCTCGAGGCGCTCCGCAGCGGCGACCTGCTCGTCATCCCGGGTGCGGGCAACAAGGTGATGGGCGCCGTGCTGCGTGCGCTCCCGAGCGCGGCCGCACGCCGGCTCGGCGGGCTGCTGCTGCGCCGGACCCTCGCCGACTGA
- a CDS encoding arsenate reductase (glutaredoxin), whose amino-acid sequence MLPAGDDELLLLHNPRCSKSRAARALLAERGVAFAERRYLEDPLSPEELAELARRLGRPAREWARRGEPDWTLGEAAGDAEILAAMASYPVLIERPILVRGRRAIVGRPPERVLELL is encoded by the coding sequence ATGCTGCCCGCCGGCGACGACGAGCTCCTGCTGCTCCACAACCCGCGCTGCTCGAAGTCGCGGGCCGCGCGCGCGCTGCTCGCGGAGCGCGGCGTCGCGTTCGCCGAGCGCCGCTACCTCGAGGACCCGCTCTCGCCCGAGGAGCTGGCCGAGCTGGCACGCCGGCTCGGCCGCCCGGCCCGCGAGTGGGCTCGCCGCGGCGAGCCCGACTGGACGCTCGGCGAGGCGGCCGGCGACGCCGAGATCCTGGCCGCGATGGCGAGCTACCCCGTCCTGATCGAGCGCCCGATCCTGGTGCGCGGGCGGCGCGCGATCGTGGGCCGCCCGCCCGAGCGCGTGCTCGAGCTCCTCTAG
- a CDS encoding TerB family tellurite resistance protein, with protein MPALPLSFLLRWLGGNDTSRSGGTETETLRRIAARLERLPPERARFLAAFAYVLARVAHADLKISETETVAMEQAVAGVAGLAPEETALAVEIAKSQARLLGGTENYVLTRRFRELSQRDERVKLVECLYAVAAADGTISIAESAEIARIAEELGFLPSEAVAIRAPWRDRLAEMQGLPRGGEP; from the coding sequence GTGCCCGCCCTCCCCCTCTCGTTCCTGCTGCGCTGGCTCGGCGGCAACGACACCTCCCGCAGCGGCGGCACCGAGACCGAAACGCTCCGCCGGATCGCGGCCCGCCTCGAACGCCTGCCGCCCGAGCGCGCGCGCTTCCTGGCCGCCTTCGCCTACGTGCTCGCCCGCGTCGCCCACGCCGACCTGAAGATCAGCGAGACCGAGACCGTGGCCATGGAGCAGGCGGTGGCCGGCGTCGCCGGGCTCGCGCCCGAGGAGACGGCGCTCGCCGTCGAGATCGCGAAGAGCCAGGCGCGGCTGCTCGGCGGCACCGAGAACTACGTCCTGACCCGCCGCTTCCGCGAGCTCTCGCAGCGCGACGAGCGCGTGAAGCTCGTCGAGTGCCTGTACGCGGTGGCGGCCGCCGACGGCACCATCTCGATCGCGGAGAGCGCCGAGATCGCCCGCATCGCCGAGGAGCTCGGCTTCCTGCCCTCCGAGGCGGTGGCGATCCGCGCGCCGTGGCGGGACCGGCTGGCGGAGATGCAGGGCCTGCCGCGGGGCGGCGAGCCATGA
- a CDS encoding PDZ domain-containing protein, with the protein MPAAPLRYRVTLADPVGHEIGVELAVPALGDAAAGFDLVLPVWAPGSYLVRDFARHVFDLEARDARGRRLPVERVEKHRWRVPAVASGPVRVRYRVFAFEESVRTSYFDDAHAFWNGTSVFLYVDGEQDRPCEVEVRAPRGWRVSTALAKRGARWRAAGYDELADSPFEAGTHARHAFRAGGARFELALQGDSNADVRRLVRILRAVAEAEGRLFGGFPFSRYLFLVHALPHDGGGLEHRASCTLNVAGLSFDGEAGYQRFAELAAHELFHAWNVKRIRDRVLGPFDYTKENYTRLLWFHEGFTSFMEGPILLRAGLVEPADHLKDLAERWARYAAKPGRNVTPLSELSFEAWVKQYKPAENFTNRAISYYEKGAWVGLALELTLREATGGRRGVADVFRRLWRRFGARDIGLEPADVEAAAAAVAGRPLDGFFRRYVHGTAELPVPQLLGRAGVRVARRAPWEQEKDATEARRLRGWTGLSFASNERGKPATVRNVAPGSPAWRAGLTYGDELAAVSGARVDAASAPRRLQDAAPGARLRLAFFRRERLHEATLSVGRNPEQRFAFELDPRAPAPARAIRRGWLGS; encoded by the coding sequence ATGCCCGCCGCCCCGTTGCGCTATCGCGTCACGCTCGCCGATCCGGTCGGCCACGAGATCGGCGTCGAGCTCGCCGTACCCGCGCTCGGCGACGCGGCCGCGGGCTTCGACCTGGTGCTGCCGGTCTGGGCGCCGGGCAGCTACCTGGTGCGCGACTTCGCGCGCCACGTCTTCGACCTGGAGGCGCGCGACGCGCGGGGCCGCCGGCTCCCGGTCGAGCGCGTCGAGAAGCATCGCTGGCGGGTACCCGCCGTGGCCTCGGGTCCGGTGCGCGTGCGCTACCGCGTCTTCGCGTTCGAGGAGTCCGTGCGCACGTCGTACTTCGACGACGCGCACGCGTTCTGGAACGGGACCAGCGTGTTCCTCTACGTGGACGGCGAGCAGGACCGTCCCTGCGAGGTGGAGGTGCGGGCGCCGCGCGGCTGGCGCGTCTCGACGGCGCTCGCGAAGCGCGGCGCCCGCTGGCGCGCGGCCGGCTACGACGAGCTCGCCGACTCGCCCTTCGAGGCCGGTACCCACGCGCGGCACGCGTTCCGGGCCGGCGGCGCGCGCTTCGAGCTGGCGCTCCAGGGTGACAGCAACGCCGACGTGCGGCGGCTCGTGCGCATCCTGCGCGCGGTGGCGGAGGCCGAGGGCCGGCTCTTCGGCGGCTTCCCGTTCTCCCGCTACCTCTTCCTCGTCCACGCGCTGCCTCACGACGGCGGCGGCCTCGAGCACCGCGCGTCGTGCACGCTCAACGTCGCCGGGCTCTCGTTCGATGGCGAGGCCGGCTACCAGCGCTTCGCGGAGCTGGCCGCGCACGAGCTGTTCCACGCCTGGAACGTGAAGCGGATCCGCGACCGCGTGCTCGGCCCCTTCGACTACACGAAGGAGAACTACACGCGCCTGCTCTGGTTCCACGAGGGCTTCACCTCGTTCATGGAGGGGCCGATCCTGCTGCGCGCGGGCCTCGTCGAGCCGGCGGACCACCTGAAGGACCTGGCCGAGCGCTGGGCACGCTACGCCGCCAAGCCGGGCCGCAACGTGACGCCGCTCTCGGAGCTGTCCTTCGAGGCCTGGGTCAAGCAGTACAAGCCGGCCGAGAACTTCACGAACCGCGCGATCAGCTACTACGAGAAGGGCGCCTGGGTGGGGCTCGCGCTCGAGCTCACCCTGCGCGAGGCGACCGGCGGCCGGCGCGGCGTCGCCGACGTGTTCCGGCGCCTGTGGCGGCGCTTCGGAGCGCGCGACATCGGGCTCGAGCCGGCGGACGTCGAAGCGGCCGCGGCGGCGGTCGCGGGCCGGCCGCTCGACGGCTTCTTCCGCCGCTACGTGCACGGCACGGCCGAGCTGCCAGTGCCGCAGCTCCTCGGGCGCGCGGGCGTGCGCGTCGCGCGGCGCGCGCCCTGGGAGCAGGAGAAGGACGCGACGGAGGCGCGCCGCCTGCGCGGCTGGACGGGGCTCTCCTTCGCCTCGAACGAGCGCGGCAAGCCCGCGACGGTGCGCAACGTGGCGCCCGGGTCGCCGGCCTGGCGCGCGGGCCTGACCTACGGTGACGAGCTGGCTGCCGTGAGCGGCGCGCGCGTCGACGCCGCGAGCGCGCCCCGGCGCCTGCAGGACGCCGCACCGGGCGCCCGGCTGCGCCTCGCGTTCTTCCGCCGCGAGCGGCTGCACGAGGCGACCCTCTCCGTGGGCCGCAATCCGGAGCAGCGCTTCGCGTTCGAGCTCGACCCGCGCGCCCCGGCCCCGGCGCGTGCGATCCGGCGCGGCTGGCTCGGCAGCTGA